The DNA window GCTACGGCCGTGAGCCCAATCGAACTTGTCAAGACGAGAATGCAAGCGGCTTCAGGAGCATCGACGTCAAATCACCTCGTGGAGGCTTTCGAAAGTGTCAAGGGAATGGTTGGGACACATGGATATACTGCATTATGGCGAGGCTTGACATTGACCCTGTGGAGGGATGTTCCTTTCTCGGGCCTGTACTGGTGGGGATATGAATCGATACGATCAAGATTGACCGACTACCGAGAACAGCGCCAAGGCAGCTCCCTGTCATTTGAAGAAGAGCTGGCAGaagcgagaagaagatcgcaaGTCCAGGAGAACCATACCGAAACCTTTGTAGACGCCTTCACAGCTGGCGCCCTGTCTGGAGCGTTTGCCTCATTCATCACAACGCCTTTTGATGTCGGCAAGACACGAACGCAAATTTACCAGGATACTTCAAAGAAGGTCAAGCAAAGTGCAGCCGCGCCCGAGCAGCGAAGTATGGTGAGTCTTCTTTGGCACATCTTCAAGACAGAAGGTGCCTCAGGCCTGTGGAAGGGATGGATCCCACGAACTCTCAAGGTTGCTCCGGCATGCGCCATCATGATCAGCAGCTATGAGGTTGGCAAGCGAGCATTCCGTGGTGTGAATGAGCGAcgtctcaacaacaacaccaacaccgaATAAAGATCGCAAAACTCCCAAAATGAAGTGAAAAAATAGTGAAAAAGGAAATACCCCGAAGAAGATGGTGGAGAGAAAAGGGAAAGCATTTATAGATGATGATTTGGCGTTACAAAGGGGGGAGGACGACTGGCAACGAGGCGAAATAAGAGCTCCTCTCTCTGGAATTTCAATTGGTCTTTTTGTTTAGCTAGCGATCATGTTAGAAGGGGGAGATGACTGTACTCAATACCTCAGATAGATAATAATTGTACTACTACATGTAAGAACAGAACAATCGTTCCAGTCGATCTCTTATGACGCAGTGAATGGTTGAATATGTTACTGCTCGACAACAGGGCTACTTCTCAATGTGGGAGGAATTCACAATCCATCTCAAGAGAAAGTTCTCACTCCGTATAAAATGTTCATTTCTATATCTTGTATTTGATCAAATTCCAAGAGTTGGGCGGCGATATTCAGTTATCGAGGCCGCCATTCTCAAAAAGTGGGACTTTGAAGACTTCGATCTTGGACGGGCACCTCAGGGCTTATACAGAAATCAAAAGACATAACGAGGGTGATAAAACAAACAAAGGCATGTTCATTCGTCTTATGACTTTCTTAAATAATTCATTCATTGTAGCCTGAATGAATAGACCCTTCGACATCCCCCTCGACAAAATCCATTCCCAGCCTCACTAACACTCTTCacagtcatcatcatcatgtaCTCACTCACCTGCGCCGATGGCCTCTCTCTCGGCAGAGACGTTTACGTCCTAGATATTCAAAGAACCTCTGCAGGTCTCGCATCCATCTCATCAGATCAGTTTCTCTCTGTTCTCGACCCAACCCGTCTCTCAGCTGGTCCTCAGCGCCGTCTTGCGACTCAACACGGTAACTTGACGACGTTGCGTGTGTTTGACAGCAATGCTGCTCTTGTTTGCACGGCCGGTGAGAATGGGACTGTTGCAGTATGGGATTTGAGACAGGGCTCCAACGTTGTGCAGTTCCAAGGTGAGTTCTGCCCTCATAATCTCTGATGAatactgactgactgacggATTTTACAGCGAGTCAAGCTCCCATCTTTTCCTTGGCTTGTAGTCTAGATACACAGACTATCGCAGTAGGAACAGAACTCCAGAACCACGCAGCCTCTATCCATCTCTGGTATGTATTTACTCCCCTCACAGAAAGGAACTTCATCTAAACACTCACAGGGACGTCCGATCCACCCCAACCTCCAAAGCACACTACCAGGAAGTCCACAGCGACGACGTGACAGATCTTTCCTTCAACCCTTCTAACCCAGCACTTCTCCTGTCCGGCTCAACCGATGGTCTTGTAAATGTCTACGATACCCGTATCGCCGATGAGGACGACCTTACCGTGCAGACCTGCAACGTCGACTCTTCCATCCACCGCGCCGCGTGGCTCTCAGCAACAGAAGTCGCAGCTCTGTCCCATGACGAGCGCTGTGCTCTTTATGACGTGAGCGAGGAGCGCGCAAACGGTGATGCAGTACAAGACTTTGGCGACATGAGATCTGTCCTTGGATGCCAGTACGTCGCCGACATCACCCCCAAAATGGACGGTAGCGGCGCTGTTCTCGGTGCTGGAGCCCAAGAGTAAGTACAACACCACGTACAAACATATCAGTGCTAACAGTGTATAGTAAGCAAGCATTTGAGCTTGTGTTTCTTGCCAAGAACCCCAGTGGCGAGGGATGGGCTCTGGATAGGGAAAACAGTGTCGGTTTGCCTGGTGCTCATGGTGATGAGATTGTGCGATCGttttgcttctttgatgAAGCACATGTTGTGTACACAGCTGGTGAAGATGGAAATGTCAAAGCCTGGAGACCTAATTGATCAAAGGCAAATAAGAGAATTAGAACCGACATATAGCGTTAAAATCATGAGAATACGTTCAAATACAGAGATTAACTTGatctcttgttcttgattaaaagtatttatatctaCTCTAATGGCTATGCAAGTGGTATATCTTAGAGCAAAAAATCATAAGCCGCGTCGATATACGCCTGATCTGGCAGTCGATCTAACTTTTGCAATTCATTGCATTGCATGCCCATTCATATTTATATCGTCCAAAATCATCAATTAACAATCCGTCGCCCCTTTTATTGCAGGTTCTCAATGACCAAAGCGGAAGCACCGCCGCCACCGTTGCAAATACCAACGGCACcaatcttggccttcttctccttgagcaCGGAGGTAAGGGTGGTGACAATACGAGCACCAGAGCAGCCAAGAGGGTGGCCAATGGCAACGGAACCACCAAAGACGTTAACCTGCTCAGGCTTAAGACCGAGGATCTTCATGTTGGCGAGGGCAACGGCAGAGAAGGCCTCGTTGATCTCGTAGTACTCGACCTGCTCAGCGGTCAAACCGGCGTGCTTGATGGCCTTGGGAATGGCCAAAGCAGG is part of the Fusarium poae strain DAOMC 252244 chromosome 4, whole genome shotgun sequence genome and encodes:
- a CDS encoding hypothetical protein (BUSCO:28736at5125), yielding MMDSEPNGPDSSRDVLSGSSSIPAAGDGKGSSVADITATQKMVSAMSGSLLTSLLVTPLDVVRVRLQSQKAPRSTVDFSKLAITTSSLSPAQTAELGITSCCREVFFSGGNAEICLAAPRIDGITSAPPAPAECAVEEVQRRTFSSTFDGLRKIARNEGVATLWRGLSPTLVMAIPSNIIYFTGYDYLRFNSNSPFSRFSDTSAPLTAGSAARILAATAVSPIELVKTRMQAASGASTSNHLVEAFESVKGMVGTHGYTALWRGLTLTLWRDVPFSGLYWWGYESIRSRLTDYREQRQGSSLSFEEELAEARRRSQVQENHTETFVDAFTAGALSGAFASFITTPFDVGKTRTQIYQDTSKKVKQSAAAPEQRSMVSLLWHIFKTEGASGLWKGWIPRTLKVAPACAIMISSYEVGKRAFRGVNERRLNNNTNTE
- a CDS encoding hypothetical protein (BUSCO:41343at5125); protein product: MYSLTCADGLSLGRDVYVLDIQRTSAGLASISSDQFLSVLDPTRLSAGPQRRLATQHGNLTTLRVFDSNAALVCTAGENGTVAVWDLRQGSNVVQFQASQAPIFSLACSLDTQTIAVGTELQNHAASIHLWDVRSTPTSKAHYQEVHSDDVTDLSFNPSNPALLLSGSTDGLVNVYDTRIADEDDLTVQTCNVDSSIHRAAWLSATEVAALSHDERCALYDVSEERANGDAVQDFGDMRSVLGCQYVADITPKMDGSGAVLGAGAQDKQAFELVFLAKNPSGEGWALDRENSVGLPGAHGDEIVRSFCFFDEAHVVYTAGEDGNVKAWRPN